The Lysobacter enzymogenes genome window below encodes:
- a CDS encoding ATP-binding protein yields MTAAVLRQHAEIQFAEELEQLAKADDRQRPANWKLSPWAVVTYLLGGKLDNGFEVSAKYIGNRRLMEIAVATVATDRALLLFGVPGTAKSWVSEHLSAAISGDSTLLIQGTAGTSEEQIRYGWNYAQLLAHGPSENALVPSPMMNAMKLGKIARVEELTRIPADVQDTLITVLSEKTLPVPELGSEVLAARGFSVIATANNRDKGVNELSSALKRRFNTVILPVPSSEDEEVSIVVKRVRELGRALELPAEPPALKEVARIVRIFRELRNGQTEDGKSKLKTPSSTLSTAEAISVINNGMALAGHFGDGVLRPADMAAGMIGAVVKDPVQDQVVWTEYLETVVKERAEWKDLYRAFREQL; encoded by the coding sequence ATGACCGCCGCCGTCCTGCGCCAACACGCCGAAATCCAGTTCGCCGAGGAGCTAGAACAACTGGCCAAGGCCGACGACCGCCAGCGCCCCGCCAACTGGAAACTGTCGCCGTGGGCGGTGGTGACCTATCTGCTCGGCGGCAAGCTCGACAACGGCTTCGAGGTCAGCGCCAAGTACATCGGCAACCGCCGGCTGATGGAAATCGCGGTCGCCACCGTCGCCACCGACCGCGCCTTGCTGCTGTTCGGCGTGCCCGGCACGGCCAAGTCGTGGGTGTCCGAGCATCTGAGCGCGGCGATCAGCGGCGATTCGACCCTGCTGATCCAGGGCACCGCCGGCACCAGCGAGGAACAGATCCGCTACGGCTGGAACTACGCGCAGTTGCTGGCGCACGGCCCGAGCGAGAACGCGCTGGTGCCGAGCCCGATGATGAACGCGATGAAGCTCGGCAAGATCGCCCGGGTCGAGGAACTGACCCGCATTCCCGCCGACGTCCAGGACACCCTCATCACCGTGCTGTCGGAAAAGACCTTGCCGGTGCCGGAGCTCGGCAGCGAGGTGCTGGCCGCGCGCGGCTTCAGCGTGATCGCGACCGCCAACAACCGCGACAAGGGCGTCAACGAGCTGTCCAGCGCGCTCAAGCGCCGCTTCAACACGGTGATTCTGCCGGTGCCTTCGAGCGAGGACGAGGAAGTCTCGATCGTGGTCAAGCGCGTGCGCGAACTCGGGCGCGCCCTGGAGCTGCCGGCCGAGCCGCCGGCGTTGAAGGAAGTGGCGCGGATCGTGCGGATCTTCCGCGAACTGCGCAACGGCCAGACCGAGGACGGCAAGTCCAAGCTCAAGACGCCGAGCTCGACCCTGTCCACCGCCGAGGCGATCTCGGTCATCAACAACGGCATGGCCCTGGCCGGCCACTTCGGCGACGGCGTGCTGCGCCCGGCCGACATGGCCGCCGGCATGATCGGCGCGGTGGTCAAGGATCCGGTCCAGGACCAAGTGGTGTGGACGGAGTATCTGGAGACGGTAGTCAAGGAACGCGCCGAGTGGAAAGACCTCTACCGCGCGTTCCGCGAGCAGCTGTGA
- a CDS encoding DUF5682 family protein → MSATLSYFGIRHHGPGCARSLRKALDALRPDCVLIEGPAGAEALVSTHLHDAQLQPPVALLSYGADDPQLAVFHPYAEFSPEWQAMRWAVEHGAAVRFIDVPAGASLAWQRARRDGAPGGEAAAGEGGAAAPEELADDAASLDALPDTDTETETVAEDAAERRDPHRDPLDWLAHAAGYADGESWWNHMVEERGDGEGLFEAIAAAMSELRDNAELRNGLDPGEEALREAHMRSAIRDAARQEFERIAVVCGAWHVPALTAKASVAADKALLKDLPKLKAAATWVPWTYRHLSSASGYGAGIDSPGWYEHLWRHGSGQSRSVGWFARVARVLREHALDCSSAHLIEAARLADTLAALRERPAPSLDELNEATLSILCNGDDAPMRLIEQALMIGERTGSVPESVPTVPLQRDLEAQRKRLRLKPEALSKPLELDLRNDTDLQRSQLLHRLLLLDIGWGRLGGAGRSRGSFREVWELAWQPAFEIELIVASRYGQTVEQAATARAIETARRSERLPDLSRLIDRVLLANLPGAVEAVAAELQARAAVDADPLSLLAALPALANVQRYGNVRNTDAAQVRHLFDGMLARACIGLTIALGGLDEAAAGDARETLLAADRAVELREDEAQTAAWRGALRQIALALSATPLLRGLATRLLFDAGAFDGEAVARELSLNLSSGAEPLQAAQWLDGFLNRNAAVLLHDDAVWALIDAWITHLGHEHFLRVVPLLRRSFAEFEAADRRDLGLRVKRPAGAAPALVAQSAWDENRAARALPLLRELFGLSAAGDAR, encoded by the coding sequence ATGAGCGCCACGCTCAGTTACTTCGGCATCCGCCACCACGGGCCCGGCTGCGCGCGCAGCCTGCGCAAGGCGCTGGACGCGTTGCGGCCCGATTGCGTGCTGATCGAAGGCCCGGCCGGCGCGGAAGCGCTGGTGTCCACGCACCTGCACGATGCGCAGTTGCAGCCGCCGGTCGCGCTGCTGTCGTACGGCGCCGACGATCCGCAGCTGGCCGTGTTCCATCCCTACGCCGAGTTCTCGCCGGAATGGCAGGCGATGCGCTGGGCGGTCGAGCACGGCGCGGCGGTGCGTTTCATCGACGTGCCGGCCGGCGCCAGCCTGGCCTGGCAGCGCGCGCGGCGCGACGGCGCGCCGGGCGGCGAAGCCGCGGCGGGCGAGGGCGGGGCGGCGGCGCCGGAAGAACTCGCCGACGATGCGGCGAGCCTGGATGCGTTGCCCGATACCGATACCGAAACCGAAACCGTCGCCGAAGACGCGGCCGAGCGCCGCGACCCGCACCGCGATCCGCTCGACTGGCTCGCCCACGCCGCCGGCTACGCCGACGGCGAGAGCTGGTGGAACCACATGGTCGAAGAACGCGGCGACGGCGAAGGCCTGTTCGAAGCGATCGCTGCCGCCATGAGCGAACTGCGCGACAACGCCGAGCTGCGCAACGGCCTCGACCCGGGCGAAGAAGCCCTGCGCGAAGCGCATATGCGCAGCGCGATCCGCGACGCGGCCAGGCAGGAATTCGAGCGCATCGCCGTGGTCTGCGGCGCCTGGCACGTGCCGGCGCTGACCGCCAAGGCCAGCGTCGCGGCCGACAAGGCCTTGCTGAAAGACCTCCCCAAACTCAAAGCCGCGGCGACCTGGGTGCCGTGGACCTACCGCCACCTCAGCAGCGCCAGCGGCTACGGCGCCGGCATCGATTCGCCGGGCTGGTACGAGCATTTGTGGCGGCACGGCAGCGGCCAGTCGCGCAGCGTCGGCTGGTTCGCGCGGGTCGCGCGGGTGCTGCGCGAGCACGCGCTGGACTGCTCGTCCGCGCACCTGATCGAAGCCGCGCGCCTGGCCGACACGTTGGCCGCGCTGCGCGAACGCCCGGCGCCGAGCCTGGACGAGCTCAACGAAGCGACCCTGAGCATCCTGTGCAACGGCGACGACGCGCCGATGCGGCTGATCGAGCAGGCGCTGATGATCGGCGAGCGCACCGGCTCGGTCCCCGAGTCGGTGCCGACGGTGCCGCTGCAACGCGACCTGGAAGCCCAGCGCAAGCGCCTGCGGCTCAAACCCGAGGCGCTGAGCAAGCCGCTGGAACTGGACCTGCGCAACGACACCGACCTGCAGCGCAGCCAACTGCTGCACCGCCTGTTGCTGCTCGACATCGGCTGGGGCCGGCTCGGCGGCGCCGGCCGTTCGCGCGGCAGTTTCCGCGAAGTGTGGGAACTGGCGTGGCAGCCGGCGTTCGAGATCGAACTGATCGTCGCCAGCCGCTACGGCCAGACCGTCGAGCAGGCGGCGACCGCACGCGCGATCGAAACCGCGCGCCGCAGCGAGCGCTTGCCGGACCTCTCGCGGCTGATCGACCGCGTGCTGCTGGCGAACCTGCCCGGCGCGGTCGAGGCGGTCGCCGCCGAACTGCAGGCGCGCGCCGCGGTCGACGCCGACCCGCTGTCGCTGCTGGCCGCGTTGCCGGCGCTGGCCAACGTGCAGCGCTACGGCAACGTGCGCAACACCGATGCGGCGCAGGTGCGGCATCTGTTCGACGGCATGCTCGCGCGCGCCTGCATCGGCCTCACGATCGCGTTGGGCGGGCTCGACGAAGCCGCCGCCGGCGACGCGCGCGAGACCCTGCTGGCCGCCGACCGCGCGGTGGAGCTGCGCGAAGACGAGGCCCAGACCGCCGCCTGGCGCGGCGCCTTGCGCCAGATCGCGCTGGCCCTGAGCGCCACGCCGCTGCTGCGCGGCCTGGCCACGCGCCTGCTGTTCGACGCCGGCGCGTTCGACGGCGAAGCGGTGGCGCGCGAGCTGAGCCTGAACCTCTCGTCCGGCGCCGAACCGCTGCAAGCGGCGCAGTGGCTGGACGGCTTCCTCAACCGCAACGCCGCGGTGCTGCTGCACGACGACGCGGTGTGGGCGCTGATCGACGCCTGGATCACCCACCTGGGCCACGAGCACTTCCTGCGCGTGGTGCCGCTGCTGCGGCGCAGTTTCGCCGAATTCGAAGCCGCCGACCGACGTGATCTCGGCCTGCGGGTCAAGCGCCCGGCCGGCGCCGCGCCGGCGCTGGTCGCGCAGTCGGCCTGGGACGAAAACCGCGCCGCGCGCGCCTTGCCGCTGCTGCGCGAACTGTTCGGCCTGAGCGCCGCGGGAGACGCACGATGA
- a CDS encoding VWA domain-containing protein, which translates to MSVDTNPADGAAVPSTREERWRMVLGSEAQNSCGGLGAGLSPMDAALAALYEPSGPGGLSRRGGRGGSAPNVARWLGDIRKYFPTSVVQVMQRDALQRLDLRQMLLEKEMLEGLQPDVHMVANLVSLSGVIPAETKETARLVVRRVVEELMRKLEEPMRSAVTGALDRARRTRRPRHAEIDWNRTIRANLKHWQADYRTVIPQQLIGFGRKSRRPQREITLCIDQSGSMAASVVYSSIFGAVMASLPAVATRLVVFDTAVVDMTEQLDDPVDLLFGVQLGGGTDIHGAVAYCQGLIREPRNSILVLISDLYEGGVEAKLLARAQELVEAGVQFIVLLALSDEGRPAYDQSLAAKLAALGVPSFACTPDAFPGLMAAAIRRDDVNQWAAGNGLVPTRAEG; encoded by the coding sequence ATGAGCGTGGATACGAACCCGGCCGACGGCGCGGCCGTGCCGAGCACGCGCGAGGAGCGCTGGCGCATGGTCCTGGGCAGCGAAGCCCAGAACAGCTGCGGCGGCCTCGGCGCGGGCCTGTCGCCGATGGACGCGGCGCTGGCCGCGCTGTACGAACCCAGCGGCCCCGGCGGCCTGTCGCGGCGCGGCGGCCGCGGCGGCTCGGCGCCGAACGTGGCGCGCTGGCTCGGCGACATCCGCAAGTACTTCCCGACCAGCGTGGTCCAGGTCATGCAGCGCGACGCCCTGCAGCGTCTGGACCTGCGCCAGATGCTGCTGGAAAAGGAGATGCTCGAAGGCCTCCAGCCCGACGTGCACATGGTCGCCAACCTGGTTTCGCTGTCGGGAGTGATTCCGGCCGAGACCAAGGAGACCGCGCGCCTGGTGGTGCGGCGCGTGGTCGAGGAACTGATGCGCAAGCTCGAAGAGCCGATGCGTTCGGCGGTGACCGGCGCGCTCGACCGCGCCCGCCGCACGCGCCGGCCGCGGCATGCCGAGATCGACTGGAACCGCACCATCCGCGCCAACCTCAAGCATTGGCAGGCCGACTACCGCACCGTCATTCCGCAGCAGCTGATCGGCTTCGGGCGCAAGTCGCGGCGGCCGCAGCGCGAGATCACTCTATGCATCGACCAGAGCGGCTCGATGGCCGCTTCGGTGGTGTACTCGAGCATCTTCGGCGCGGTAATGGCCTCGCTGCCGGCGGTGGCGACGCGGCTGGTGGTGTTCGACACCGCGGTGGTCGACATGACCGAGCAGCTCGACGATCCGGTCGACCTGCTGTTCGGGGTGCAGCTCGGCGGCGGCACCGACATCCACGGCGCGGTGGCTTATTGCCAGGGGCTCATCCGCGAGCCGCGCAACAGCATCCTGGTGTTGATCTCGGATCTTTACGAAGGCGGCGTGGAAGCCAAGCTGCTGGCGCGCGCGCAGGAGCTGGTCGAGGCGGGCGTGCAGTTCATCGTGTTGCTGGCGCTCAGCGACGAGGGGCGGCCGGCGTACGACCAATCGTTGGCGGCGAAACTCGCGGCGCTGGGGGTGCCTTCGTTCGCGTGTACGCCGGATGCGTTTCCGGGGTTGATGGCGGCGGCGATTCGGCGCGATGACGTCAATCAGTGGGCGGCGGGGAATGGGTTGGTGCCTACGCGGGCGGAGGGGTAG
- the acnA gene encoding aconitate hydratase AcnA has translation MSDSFSTRRQLSVNGRDYTYFSLPVLGERFDIARLPYSMKILLENLLRHEDGGATVGKEHIEAVAHWDAKKEPDTEIAFMPARVVLQDFTGVPCVVDLAAMRDAVGKLGGNAKQINPLIPSELVIDHSVQVDVFGRPDALDLNGKIEFERNKERYSFLRWGQKSFENFKVVPPNTGIVHQVNLENLARVVMGREVDGQLQAFPDTVFGTDSHTTMINGIGVLGWGVGGIEAEAAMLGQPSSMLIPQVVGFKLTGKLPEGSTATDLVLTVTQMLRKHGVVGKFVEFYGDGLQHLPLADRATIANMAPEYGATCGIFPIDAESLNYLRLSGRSDEQIALVEAYAKAQGLWHEPGQPHAEYSATLALDLGDVKPSLAGPKRPQDRVLLENVHSNFQENLGPLVANRKPKGVGCAIEELNGEGGDQPQASELAAKPVSKIRIQEQDAELSDGSVVIAAITSCTNTSNPAVMLGAGLLARNAAKLGLKSKPWVKTSLGPGSLVVTDYLKKAGVLDDLEKLGFYVVGYGCTTCIGNSGPLPDEVSKGIAENELVVASVLSGNRNFEGRVHPEVKANYLASPPLVVAYAIAGTVNIDLTKEPIGKSSDGKDVFLRDIWPSNKEIGDTIAATVGPELFAQNYADVFKGDTRWNQIASPDGESFQWDESSTYIKNPPYFDGMTMDVGSIDDVHDARVMGLFGDSITTDHISPAGNIKKDSPAGRFLISRGVQPADFNSYGSRRGNDDVMVRGTFANIRIKNLMFGGEEGGNTLYYGKNGAAPEKLAIYDAAMKYKADGVPLVVFAGKEYGTGSSRDWAAKGTNLLGVKAVIAESFERIHRSNLVGMGVLPLQFKDGENAQSLGLDGSEVVSVTGLDDGKARTAKVTAKKADGSEIAFEAKVLLLTPKEAEYFRHGGILHYVLRQLAAKKAG, from the coding sequence ATGAGCGACTCGTTTTCGACCCGCCGCCAGTTGTCCGTCAACGGCCGCGACTACACCTACTTCAGCCTGCCGGTGCTGGGCGAGCGCTTCGACATCGCCCGCCTGCCGTATTCGATGAAGATCCTGCTGGAGAACCTGCTGCGTCACGAAGACGGCGGCGCCACGGTCGGCAAGGAGCACATCGAGGCGGTCGCGCACTGGGACGCGAAGAAGGAACCCGACACCGAGATCGCATTCATGCCGGCGCGCGTGGTGCTGCAGGACTTCACCGGCGTGCCCTGCGTGGTCGACCTGGCCGCGATGCGCGATGCGGTCGGCAAGCTCGGCGGCAATGCGAAGCAAATCAATCCGCTGATTCCGTCCGAGCTGGTCATCGACCACTCCGTACAGGTCGACGTGTTCGGCCGCCCGGACGCGCTCGATCTCAACGGCAAGATCGAGTTCGAACGCAACAAGGAGCGCTACAGCTTCCTGCGCTGGGGCCAGAAGTCGTTCGAGAATTTCAAGGTGGTGCCGCCGAACACCGGCATCGTCCATCAGGTCAACCTGGAAAACCTCGCCCGCGTGGTCATGGGCCGCGAGGTCGACGGCCAGCTGCAGGCCTTCCCCGACACCGTGTTCGGCACCGACAGCCACACCACGATGATCAACGGCATCGGCGTGCTCGGCTGGGGCGTGGGCGGCATCGAAGCCGAGGCGGCGATGCTCGGCCAGCCCTCGTCGATGCTGATTCCGCAGGTGGTCGGCTTCAAGCTGACCGGCAAGCTGCCCGAAGGCAGCACCGCGACCGACCTGGTGCTGACCGTGACCCAGATGCTGCGCAAGCACGGCGTGGTCGGCAAGTTCGTCGAGTTCTACGGCGACGGCCTGCAGCACCTGCCGCTGGCCGACCGCGCCACCATCGCCAACATGGCGCCCGAGTACGGCGCGACCTGCGGCATCTTCCCGATCGACGCCGAATCGCTGAACTACCTGCGTTTGTCCGGCCGCAGCGACGAGCAGATCGCGCTGGTCGAGGCCTACGCCAAGGCCCAGGGCCTGTGGCACGAGCCGGGCCAGCCGCACGCCGAATATTCGGCCACGCTCGCGCTCGACCTCGGCGACGTCAAGCCGTCGCTGGCCGGCCCCAAGCGGCCGCAGGACCGGGTGCTGCTCGAGAACGTGCATTCCAACTTCCAGGAAAACCTCGGCCCCTTGGTCGCCAACCGCAAGCCCAAGGGCGTCGGCTGCGCGATCGAGGAGCTCAACGGCGAGGGCGGCGACCAGCCGCAGGCCAGCGAGCTCGCGGCCAAGCCGGTGTCGAAGATCCGCATCCAGGAGCAGGACGCCGAACTGTCCGACGGCTCGGTGGTGATCGCCGCGATCACCTCCTGCACCAACACCTCCAATCCCGCGGTGATGCTCGGCGCCGGCCTGCTCGCGCGCAACGCGGCCAAGCTCGGGCTGAAGTCCAAGCCGTGGGTCAAGACCTCGCTCGGGCCGGGCTCGCTGGTGGTGACCGACTACCTCAAGAAGGCCGGCGTGCTCGACGACCTGGAGAAGCTCGGCTTCTATGTGGTCGGCTACGGCTGCACCACCTGCATCGGCAACTCCGGCCCGCTGCCGGACGAAGTGTCCAAGGGCATCGCCGAGAACGAACTGGTGGTCGCCTCGGTGCTGTCGGGCAACCGCAATTTCGAAGGCCGCGTGCATCCGGAAGTGAAGGCCAACTACCTCGCCTCGCCGCCGCTGGTGGTGGCGTACGCGATCGCCGGCACGGTCAATATCGACCTGACCAAGGAACCGATCGGCAAGAGCAGCGACGGGAAAGACGTGTTCCTGCGCGACATCTGGCCGTCGAACAAAGAGATCGGCGATACGATCGCGGCAACGGTTGGCCCGGAGCTGTTCGCGCAGAACTACGCCGACGTGTTCAAGGGCGACACCCGCTGGAACCAGATCGCCTCGCCGGACGGCGAGTCGTTCCAGTGGGACGAGTCCTCGACCTACATCAAGAACCCGCCCTACTTCGACGGCATGACGATGGACGTCGGCAGCATCGACGACGTGCACGACGCGCGGGTCATGGGCCTGTTCGGCGATTCGATCACCACCGACCACATCTCGCCGGCCGGCAACATCAAGAAGGACTCGCCCGCGGGCCGCTTCCTGATCTCGCGCGGCGTGCAGCCGGCGGACTTCAACAGCTACGGCTCGCGCCGCGGCAACGACGATGTGATGGTGCGCGGCACCTTCGCCAACATCCGCATCAAGAACCTGATGTTCGGCGGCGAGGAAGGCGGCAACACGCTGTACTACGGCAAGAACGGCGCCGCGCCGGAGAAGCTGGCGATCTACGACGCGGCGATGAAGTACAAGGCCGACGGCGTGCCGCTGGTGGTGTTCGCCGGCAAGGAATACGGCACCGGCTCCTCGCGCGATTGGGCGGCCAAGGGCACCAACCTGCTCGGGGTCAAGGCGGTGATCGCCGAGAGCTTCGAGCGCATCCATCGCTCGAACCTGGTCGGCATGGGCGTGCTGCCGCTGCAGTTCAAGGACGGCGAGAACGCGCAGAGCCTGGGGCTGGACGGTTCCGAAGTAGTCAGCGTGACCGGGCTGGACGACGGCAAGGCCAGGACGGCCAAGGTGACGGCGAAGAAGGCCGATGGCAGCGAGATCGCGTTCGAGGCCAAGGTGCTGTTGCTGACGCCGAAGGAAGCGGAGTACTTCCGCCATGGCGGCATCCTGCATTACGTGCTGCGGCAGCTGGCGGCGAAGAAGGCGGGCTGA
- a CDS encoding AbrB/MazE/SpoVT family DNA-binding domain-containing protein: MEATVAERGQITLPKAVRDALGLTKGTLLKVELDGSRIILRKSVDDAISKARGKFALDGFDSSEDAARAVRDEE, encoded by the coding sequence ATGGAAGCCACTGTCGCCGAGCGGGGCCAGATCACCCTTCCCAAGGCGGTGCGCGACGCTCTCGGCCTGACCAAGGGCACCTTGCTGAAGGTCGAGCTCGACGGCAGCCGCATCATCCTGCGCAAGAGCGTCGACGACGCGATCTCCAAGGCGCGCGGCAAGTTCGCCCTGGACGGCTTCGATTCCAGCGAAGACGCCGCCCGCGCGGTGCGCGACGAGGAATGA
- a CDS encoding type II toxin-antitoxin system VapC family toxin, whose amino-acid sequence MIAVDAPVLIELLSDGPQADAVESCLRQSLVGGRVVVCDISLAQICAALRGGAEVQEALEEMGIHFNALEAKSALRAGEMHRRQRQRGGGPRGLGDFLVGAHALLQCDGLITWNDAFYRDYFKGLKLIVPQA is encoded by the coding sequence GTGATCGCGGTCGATGCGCCGGTCCTGATCGAACTGCTGAGCGACGGCCCGCAGGCCGACGCGGTCGAGTCCTGCCTGCGCCAGAGCCTGGTCGGCGGCCGCGTGGTGGTGTGCGACATCAGTCTGGCGCAGATCTGCGCGGCGCTGCGCGGCGGCGCCGAGGTGCAGGAAGCGCTGGAGGAAATGGGCATCCATTTCAACGCGCTGGAAGCCAAGTCGGCGTTGCGCGCCGGCGAGATGCACCGGCGCCAGCGCCAGCGCGGCGGCGGACCGCGCGGCCTCGGCGATTTTCTGGTCGGCGCCCACGCCTTGCTGCAATGCGACGGGCTGATCACCTGGAACGACGCTTTTTATCGCGACTACTTCAAAGGGCTGAAGCTGATCGTGCCGCAAGCCTAG
- the acnB gene encoding bifunctional aconitate hydratase 2/2-methylisocitrate dehydratase, translating into MLEAYRHHVAERAALGIPPLPLTAQQTAEVIELLKAPPAGEGEFLLDLITNRVPAGVDDAAKVKASYLAAVAFGTEKNALISRARATELLGTMLGGYNIHPLIELLDDAEVGAVAAEALKHTLLMFDAFHDVQEKAQSNSAPGNANAQAVLQSWADAEWFTSKPEVPQSMTVTVFKVTGETNTDDLSPAPDATTRPDIPLHALAMLKNKRDGIEPEEDGKRGPIAFIESLKDQGHLVAYVGDVVGTGSSRKSATNSVLWFTGEDIPFIPNKRFGGVCLGSKIAPIFYNTMEDAGALPIELDVSQMNMGDVVELRPYEGKAFKNGELIAEFALKSDVLLDEVRAGGRIPLIVGRGLTAKAREALGLAPSSLFRLPQNPADSGKGYSLAQKMVGRACGLAEVDGAQPGIRPGTYCEPKMTSVGSQDTTGPMTRDELKDLACLGFSADLVMQSFCHTAAYPKPVDVKTHHELPAFISNRGGIALRPGDGVIHSWLNRMLMPDTVGTGGDSHTRFPVGISFPAGSGLVAFAAATGVMPLDMPESVLVRFKGEMQPGVTLRDLVNAIPLAAIKSGLLTVAKQGKKNIFSGRILEIEGLPQLKVEQAFELSDASAERSAAGCTVKLDKEPIIEYLTSNITLLKWMIAEGYADPRSLQRRIKAMEGWLANPQLLEGDADAEYAAVIEIDLNEIVEPIVACPNDPDDVKTLSDVAGAVIDEVFIGSCMTNIGHFRAAAKLLEGKRDIPTRLWVAPPTKMDASELTKEGHYGTFGTAGARMEMPGCSLCMGNQAQAREGATVFSTSTRNFPNRLGRNTNVYLGSAELAAICSRLGRIPTREEYMADVGVLNANGDKIYRYMNFDQIEDYKQVADTVAA; encoded by the coding sequence ATGTTGGAAGCCTATCGCCACCACGTTGCCGAGCGCGCCGCGCTGGGCATTCCGCCGCTGCCCCTGACCGCCCAGCAGACCGCCGAGGTCATCGAACTGCTGAAGGCCCCGCCGGCCGGCGAGGGCGAGTTCCTGCTGGACCTGATCACCAACCGCGTCCCCGCCGGCGTCGACGACGCCGCTAAGGTCAAGGCCTCGTACCTGGCCGCGGTCGCGTTCGGCACGGAGAAGAACGCGCTGATCTCGCGCGCCCGCGCCACCGAACTGCTGGGCACCATGCTCGGCGGCTACAACATCCATCCGCTGATCGAGCTGCTCGACGACGCCGAAGTCGGCGCGGTCGCGGCCGAAGCGCTCAAGCACACCCTGCTGATGTTCGACGCGTTCCACGACGTGCAGGAAAAGGCCCAATCCAACAGCGCGCCGGGCAACGCCAACGCCCAGGCCGTGCTGCAGAGCTGGGCCGACGCCGAGTGGTTCACCAGCAAGCCCGAAGTGCCGCAGTCGATGACCGTCACCGTGTTCAAGGTGACCGGCGAAACCAACACCGACGACCTGTCGCCGGCGCCGGACGCGACCACCCGCCCGGACATCCCGCTGCACGCGCTGGCGATGCTGAAGAACAAGCGCGACGGCATCGAGCCGGAAGAAGACGGCAAGCGCGGCCCGATCGCCTTCATCGAATCGCTGAAGGACCAGGGCCACCTCGTGGCTTACGTCGGCGACGTGGTCGGCACCGGCTCCAGCCGCAAGTCGGCGACCAACTCGGTGCTGTGGTTCACCGGCGAGGACATTCCCTTCATCCCGAACAAGCGCTTCGGCGGCGTGTGCCTGGGTTCGAAGATCGCGCCGATCTTCTACAACACGATGGAAGACGCCGGCGCGCTGCCGATCGAACTCGACGTGTCGCAGATGAACATGGGCGACGTGGTCGAGCTGCGTCCGTACGAAGGCAAGGCGTTCAAGAACGGCGAGCTGATCGCCGAATTCGCGCTGAAGTCCGACGTGCTGCTCGACGAAGTCCGCGCCGGCGGCCGCATCCCGCTGATCGTCGGCCGCGGCCTCACCGCCAAGGCGCGCGAAGCGCTGGGCCTGGCGCCGTCGAGCCTGTTCCGCCTGCCGCAGAACCCGGCCGACAGCGGCAAGGGCTATTCGCTGGCGCAGAAGATGGTCGGCCGCGCCTGCGGTCTGGCCGAAGTCGACGGCGCGCAGCCGGGCATCCGCCCGGGCACCTACTGCGAGCCGAAGATGACCTCGGTGGGTTCGCAGGACACCACCGGCCCGATGACCCGCGACGAGCTCAAGGATCTGGCCTGCCTGGGCTTCTCGGCCGATCTGGTGATGCAGTCGTTCTGCCACACCGCCGCGTATCCGAAGCCGGTCGACGTCAAGACCCACCACGAGCTGCCGGCCTTCATCAGCAACCGCGGCGGCATCGCCCTGCGTCCCGGCGACGGCGTGATCCACTCGTGGCTCAACCGCATGCTGATGCCCGACACCGTCGGCACCGGCGGCGACTCGCACACCCGCTTCCCGGTCGGCATCTCGTTCCCGGCCGGCTCCGGCCTGGTCGCGTTCGCCGCGGCCACCGGCGTGATGCCGCTGGACATGCCCGAGTCGGTGCTGGTCCGCTTCAAGGGCGAAATGCAGCCCGGCGTGACCCTGCGCGACCTGGTCAACGCGATTCCGCTGGCCGCGATCAAGAGCGGTCTGCTGACCGTCGCCAAGCAGGGCAAGAAGAACATCTTCTCCGGCCGCATCCTCGAAATCGAAGGCTTGCCGCAGCTCAAGGTCGAGCAGGCGTTCGAGCTGTCCGACGCCTCGGCCGAACGTTCGGCCGCGGGCTGCACGGTGAAGCTGGACAAGGAACCGATCATCGAGTACCTGACCAGCAACATCACCCTGCTGAAGTGGATGATCGCCGAAGGCTACGCCGACCCGCGTTCGCTGCAGCGCCGGATCAAGGCGATGGAAGGCTGGCTGGCCAATCCGCAGTTGCTGGAAGGCGACGCCGATGCCGAGTACGCCGCGGTGATCGAGATCGACCTCAACGAAATCGTCGAGCCGATCGTGGCCTGCCCGAACGATCCCGACGACGTCAAGACCTTGTCCGACGTGGCCGGCGCGGTCATCGACGAAGTGTTCATCGGCTCGTGCATGACCAACATCGGTCACTTCCGCGCGGCCGCGAAGCTGCTGGAAGGCAAGCGCGACATCCCGACCCGTCTGTGGGTCGCGCCGCCGACCAAGATGGACGCGTCCGAGCTCACCAAGGAAGGCCACTACGGCACCTTCGGCACCGCTGGCGCGCGCATGGAAATGCCGGGCTGCTCGCTGTGCATGGGCAACCAGGCGCAGGCGCGCGAGGGCGCGACCGTGTTCTCGACCTCGACCCGCAACTTCCCGAACCGTCTGGGCCGCAACACCAACGTGTACCTGGGTTCGGCCGAGCTGGCCGCGATCTGCTCGCGTCTGGGCCGCATCCCGACCCGCGAGGAATACATGGCCGATGTCGGCGTGCTCAACGCCAACGGCGACAAGATCTATCGCTACATGAACTTCGATCAGATCGAAGACTACAAGCAGGTCGCCGACACCGTCGCCGCCTAA